The genomic interval gagaaggaaatgaaataatagaaggaaaaaacattaccaaaaccTAAAGAAAGGGTATAAAatccaaaaaagggaaaacaaaataaaaatagaaatacaagaGTGAATATGAGAAAGAATAAAAGTATAAAGCACCAACTTTACAGGCCATTACACagaattagaaataaaacaatatccaGTAAATAAGACAATATCCACTTTGCATATCTTATTAACTTGAAATATTACATAAGGGATGAAGTAACCAAAGTTCCCACTtcaaaaaaactttcatattttGTGTCTATAACAGCAATCATTTTTTCACATGCACAACAAAGATGTAGATCTGCAATAACATAGTTATGATTAGAAATTTGGGTGGTCCTCCACAGCTTGGTAATATGCATTTTCGCTAATAATAAGATATGGATAACGATCTAATCTTAGTAGGGAATTGACCAGCATCTAAATGCAAAATAGCCAGTTCaggtaaaaggtaaatattagacAAAGGACAAAAAATGACCTCAAATGTCCCTAAATGTATATTTGGATTATAGAGAAACCTGCAAAAATAATCATAATTCTGATcatggtaataaaaaatgaaaataaaagaatataccaCTATATGTAAAATTAGATCTATTCTTCAGCACACCACTTTGTAGGATATAgtcatatttatttgttcattgttCTAGGTCACCACCGGAACACTCAGCGAGGACATTTATAGCTGTGACATCTGTGGTAAAGGGTTCCGCTTACAGCGTATGCTTAATCGTCATCTCAAGTGCCATAACCAGGTTAAAAGACATCTCTGCACCTTCTGCGGCAAAGGGTTCAATGACACGTTTGATCTGAAGAGACATGTAAGGACTCACACAGGTAAGCACGTCTCAGTACTAATCCCTTATCTTTGCTGTTGTCTGCAGGTCATACAGGAAATACAATGAACTTTCTGCACACTTATACACGTCTTGTAAACTATTCTATAATACCAAAGAATTTTGacttgcatatatatattacaatacatgcTGCCTCTGTTCAACTGCATGAAATTGATCCCTCCCCAGCCAGTGTCTTCTAACCAGATACCTATCTTttcataatataatttattgaatttaacgGTTGGAGGAAATCTATAGTATAGGCCAATGACCTGGACTATGGGATGGAACTGGAGAAGGTCTATGCTCAGATAAAATTTTAACACACCTATTCATAGTAGTTGGTCCTGATGTGTTGCATTGCATCATGCCCGCCCTTTCAAATAAATGACCTGCCATCTTAAATGAGGCAACCAGATTTATATAACCCATGAAAGATGATTGGttccttaaaacatttttcatttttctttgttctattgTTTGTAAATCACTCCCACTGTGATCGTGCCCTGCAGGTGACAGATTTGTTTTAGAGATTGGCACATAGACACTGGCAGTAAAACGATAAAACCAGCCAACCAGATGAACTTCCTTGAAAACTGTGCGGAAAGGCAACCCTTGCCCTTGTTTTATCTTGCAGTTCAAGGTGTTTTAGAAGCTGAACTCCTGCACTTGCTTAAACTATTCCGTTCTGTTCATAAAGCTGATAGCACAGTGTATTGCCAGTCACAGCAATGCAAAGGTTACTGATGGTATATTTGTTTAAGAAGGaaaattaaattaatgtattaTATGCTAGGTATTGTCTTCCTAACAAATTCAAACatgatttttgtgattttttgatGCTTTGTTTTTGGTTAGATTTGTTAGATGTGTATGTAAAATCAAAGAAATTGATTAATACATGGAGAAATCTAAGACAATTTTGCATAGGTAAATTAATACTGATGCTGATTTAAATGACCAGGCAGAGAATCAAACACACTGCTGAagtacatatacagtatgtgaggGTTCCATATGCTTAAGGAATAGTAATTCTGTTGGCAAGGGCCATATTGTAATGGCTATATGACTAGTATAAATGATTCCTAAGTGGCAGACGTAAGTTCTTCCTGGTATACAGTGGCTAGTAGCTACCAAAGGTGATTCGAGAAAGAGCAACATGTAAACCAAGGACACTCATGGGCGCCCAAAGCTCATTGATGCCTCCAGAGAGGGATTTGTAGGCTAGACGGCCTGGTCTGACTCCGTAGAAGAATTACTGTAGCACAGATTGCTGAAAACTTAATGGTGGCAATAGGAAGAAGGTGTCAGAATATAGTGACTGCATCAAAACTTTCTGCATAGGGAGCCGTAAAGCTGCAGAGCAGTCAGAATGCCTGTGCTCACCCCTGTCAACCACAGAAAGTGCCTACAGGGGGCATATGACTTGGTTTGATGAATCGTGTATGGCCAGGTGTTTGGGTAAGGTACTTAGGGAATATATGGCAACAGGATGCATTACGGGAACAAGACAGATCAGCACAGGCCTAACCTCTTCCAAATGCCAAAAGGCCACTTTTAGCGGTCCAGTGGAGTCAATGAATTATGACTTTACATTAATGtgtgtgatagatagatagatagatagatagtaaatTAGCAGTTGTAATAAGACCATGGTtcttttgtatcttttgttttgtaaaaaaaaaacacaaaacaaaaaaagaacaaaatgttacagaaatgTAACATGAACccaattaaaaacaaagttttttttttgatatgttgtattttactTAACTTATTATACTCCTATAgcttattttactgtttttctattttttgtgcaGGAATCCGTCCTTACAAGTGTGACATCTGTAACAAAGCATTTACCCAGCGCTGTTCCCTGGAATCTCACCTAAAGAAAATTCATGGGGTGCAGCAAGGATATGCATACAAGCAGAGGAGGGACAAGTTATTTGTTTGTGAGGAGTGTGGATACACTGGACCCTCCCAGGAGGATTTATATCTGCATGTTTACAACAGCCACCCAGGCAGCGCTTTCCTCAAGAAAACAACTAAAAAACTGGCAGCTCTTTTGCAACACAAAATCACATCTGTGCTACAGGTCAGTCCCACaaatgaagaagaaataaaacagtGAAGAATGATCAGGACCTCATGTACAGAAATGTTTACATGGAGTATGGacttttctatatttgtatatagcatattttattacaaaggcAGAGggatttatattatacaatataatggATTATTAGACACAATAAAACTACTGATTGCTGTCTTTAACAATAAGGGCTAATATATGATTCCAGAATTCCTGAGACAAATCCAGGGActgtataatgtatacatatgagatagaaaaaaaatctatagacaAAGTGCCTCTGTAACTGCTGTaaaaatgagatatatatatttactaaggtttttttattgcattcttttatgtttttttatatatagaacagGTGCTGGtgccttttaataaatacaaagtttacatttttgtctatcttttttttattttccagatcTTATCATATGTATGTTGTTTCTCTATAAAAGCTCAGCTCCAGCTTCAATTTTTTGAAGGTTTTTGACAtgctgtcatgtttttattgctgtcaataACCCAGTGCAGAGATTTACTGTCCCTGTTGCAAGACATTAGCGAAACAGTTGTCACttagggcctgatatattaaagctctccaaggctggagagaatacactttcatcagctgggtgagccagaaaacctggaatgaatttcctaaaagttatttgttagcaaatgctctcagtcctggaccagattcattcctggtttgctggatcacccagcttcgctgatgaaagtgtatttttccagccttggaaagctttattaaatcaagcccatagagAGGAAAACTTGACAAGGGTTTTAAAACTGCACTACTTCACTAAGGgccacattttaatttatatgtgGCAAGAATGCATGTTAACCCACCATACCCAGGTTaatgcattgcagtgccattcattgttTGAAACACATGCAGCAAATAGTGAATGCTCATGGCTATGTTCAGTAATGCTCTagtatgtgttgtggtgcattatgTAGCAAAATATGGAGCatgtttgaggtttttttttttttttttgcatttgtgtgtTGGAAGCTCATTCACTATACCACGCGACAAAACAATGCACCATTTCATGATGGTATAAATGTTCCCCAACTGTGTTTGTATCTCATGAAGAGTTGGGGCATCCTATCCTTTCACATCCTGTCACTGTGACAAGCTGTTATGGGGGCAGCAAGTGAGAATTCAAGTGACTCACATACTATTGTGTTAAGAAGAATAAGTTTATAAGAATAGTTGGTGTATTGGTAATTTGATGTCAATATGCAGAGCTGGGGCAAAATCTTTAGATACCCAAGACAAAAAGGCAAATTTTCTCCAAATTTGCCCCAATTTTCTCCACCCACATGAGGTGTGAATTTCTTCAGCACCATAGGTTACAGGTGCCAACCTTTTTGTGCACCCACCTTCTTACGAAGCATACAAGGCCTACTCTGCTTCATTTATGTGTATTCATGTTGTATAGCATTTTATTTCAAGCTGCTCCTTGGAAAACCCAGAGCTGCAGGAATGCAAGATAAGTGGGTTATATGTACTACATTTTAAGGCAGATtggtatatattttgtaaaactttatgaaagtaaattatatttttagttagAGTATATTCTTAGTATAGGCTGCTAGTTTTAATACTGCCCAGGGTCCCAATAAGGAGATTTTCACCTCCCCTTTTTTAGTGACTGCGTGTCAGAAAAACTGAGAACTAATCTCATTAAAGGACAGAGACAACCACAACATAACAACATTGTTTTAattcaaaaaagaagaaaacactaGTTTTGTAAAATTTTCTAGTCTGAGGGACAGTGTCACTGGGAAAGACAGCTAGATAAGATATTATCAAGGTGTCAGACAGACAATAAAgagcatatacacacacacatacatacatacatatatacacatatatatatatatatatatgcacatgctTATGCTGTCATGTGATTTAACCCCTAGTGTTCTTCTGttcaatgcaggactgctggtcctgcattatCTAAGATGACTACAGAGCGCTTCCAAACTCTTTCAGTGTAGACTTATTTTAcccatttgttttactttgattTCCGCTTTATCACATCATTTTAGAGAACATGAAGGGAACTTATATGTAGATGTTTTTGCAATCCACATGATACCTCTAGTATTCCAGAGGTTTTTGCGCTTCACTGACCTGAAATAAGGCAAACTTGAAATAACAATGTGTTTTGCTTTCAATCAAGTAGTATCACAGTAGAGGAAATTGGGGTTAACAACTGTCACAGACACTAGGGTTTACTAAGATGATGTATTCACTTCACAGGAATAATTAACCAAGAAGAGACTGAACTGTAATCAACCCCATACTGATTTTCATTGATCAAAACCCAAGAGGAAATGACTAGATATAGTTCACTGGTTATCAGGTGAATTTACTTTTGTCTTAACCTAAAAGCTTACAGATCTCTATTtggattaaaaaagttttataaaaaagaaataaaagctctatataaaaaaatacatatcaaattattttttatttaaaagtcatgggaattattttttatttactttttttcccgcTTGAAATCAATGCTGatattttcctttctgttttttcaCACCATCACATTAATTTGATTGCTAGAGATGTCACGCTGCAGtgatacacaataaatataaatatatatatatatatatatatatagtgtatatatgtatataaatatatatatgtaaatatagttAGAACACATCCAGACTGATGTTCTTTGGCTTTGTGAGTTTATCCAGCATGCCTTGTCCAAGTTTGGAGGCAAAGAGTGAGGAGATCTGTTCATTTCCACTCTTTAAAGCTAAATCATATGCTGTCAttcctttattgtttttcttttttatgcttgcATTGCAtctaaaaaagagcaaataataCAGTGAGATGTTTAAAGTACATAgtaagtttttacatttgttttcctgGTGACATGGGAGCATGTTGTTCAACACAcaggacaaataaaatataaaagtctgCCAGTGGAAAAAGACCAAACAGCTCATCAAATCTGCtccttttcactttcttttttttccccaacatttCTATATGAGCATTGACCTAAGTTTATCCCAAGTatggtaaaatttatatttactgtTAAATGGCTCACTGCTTTGTAAACATTAATATGCCTGTGCAAGGCACCAAAAAAATAGCTTCCTAAAATGTGTAATCATTTTTATACTTGAAATATAGATTATACCCATGTAAATCCTACAAACATTTACGATGCCTCAGGGAAGGAAATTAATTTGAATGTAGGATAGAAGAGGTTAGATGATGATGATACTTCAGGTTTTGGACATGGACTGACAAATGttataactttattataatacatatatctaaatatatatatatatatatatataatctaaaaaAAGGAATCAGGATTTTTCCATACTAATATTTGAAAGGGAATGCTTCCAAACATCAGCCAATAGGAGCACTCCTTACCATAAATATTATTTGGTTGAATAGTCCTTCAGTGTTAAGAGGACCAGATTCTTAGTTGTCAGTGGTGACAGTACAGAACCCCAAGAAAAAAACCTATGTGTAAGCAAAGCTTCTTATCTACTAATTCAATATTTACCCAAGaaattattgcacattttattaaaaaggtttaaagaaaTCTGATGCTG from Pyxicephalus adspersus chromosome 4, UCB_Pads_2.0, whole genome shotgun sequence carries:
- the OVOL2 gene encoding transcription factor Ovo-like 2 isoform X1, with translation MPRAFLVKRRTPPPIVRTWDELPDEERADTYIPGEPTADSIDCILQYVTEDSLSNSSSAGDPVGDSPERASSDSSLCNGSITTPTNLHQCGDALSPEAEGSSQENAEEQALDLKRSVVRSKMKVTTGTLSEDIYSCDICGKGFRLQRMLNRHLKCHNQVKRHLCTFCGKGFNDTFDLKRHVRTHTGIRPYKCDICNKAFTQRCSLESHLKKIHGVQQGYAYKQRRDKLFVCEECGYTGPSQEDLYLHVYNSHPGSAFLKKTTKKLAALLQHKITSVLQVSPTNEEEIKQ
- the OVOL2 gene encoding transcription factor Ovo-like 2 isoform X2, producing the protein MPRAFLVKRRTPPPIVRTWDELPDEERADTYIPDSIDCILQYVTEDSLSNSSSAGDPVGDSPERASSDSSLCNGSITTPTNLHQCGDALSPEAEGSSQENAEEQALDLKRSVVRSKMKVTTGTLSEDIYSCDICGKGFRLQRMLNRHLKCHNQVKRHLCTFCGKGFNDTFDLKRHVRTHTGIRPYKCDICNKAFTQRCSLESHLKKIHGVQQGYAYKQRRDKLFVCEECGYTGPSQEDLYLHVYNSHPGSAFLKKTTKKLAALLQHKITSVLQVSPTNEEEIKQ